Proteins encoded together in one Streptomyces sp. B1I3 window:
- a CDS encoding DNA-binding transcriptional regulator: MPTEGELFDAVDALLEGESALPLPEERARLREAAGVTQARLAQALRSTTQTVKNWENGRSEPRPPRLQAYRRLLEGWAQRYPADAAPDAETAGGVTDAPALSLRPTLAAPSAPAPAPTSALAPAPAPAPAPSPPCDPDPAQAPAAPRSRPPSTGKGPVGLPADRPAAAPPFESGPLGVLDGDGSVYCSGGLVLECPATTLPAVVEWVLAEAGLGAPRLHRWGKDSDPLIVLTAAAAERLGLPAVLEDRKNLRLPDDHKVVKQLHRAKWKLTKRGFGPWARVYRPASDGRRQCVQFAVLPWGALDTRSWGSAGLLSPQEVAAVLAAYASRVITPRGSTAVSGLELMTALRPPTRPVKDDASGSWVSGPTPGSLSAPVDPAPPEAPAEHPIAAALHARTHTRTPAEVLDEEAYEWTRDPQLLTDAECSRPYAVGIDVNTAFLAAANRLVVGLGGPVHVKAPVFDKKTPGSWLVDLSAIELDPRLPSPFTPHGTRPDGPAWYATPTVAYAQELIDTYRLPVRIRPSEAWVRTEAGPYLDPWYTRLSEAYKATMADLGVTSGMPEDEFLAAMQQHKQTDPGAAAVLSAIKSTIKGGIGKLRERPQGVRYRFGERWPALERPTWRPDIRAAVISAARVNMHRKLLKTALATQEGPPPTGHLTLEDGALVPIALLSDCAVYLSDGPSPLDLLPRTAEGKPAPGTFRLGVSPGMVKHEGTQELLWAVQMLDEGLNPARHIKGDDQDTGE, encoded by the coding sequence ATGCCGACTGAGGGTGAACTGTTCGATGCGGTGGACGCGTTGCTCGAGGGTGAGTCCGCGCTGCCGCTGCCGGAGGAGCGCGCCCGGTTGCGTGAGGCCGCCGGTGTCACCCAGGCGCGTCTGGCGCAGGCCCTGAGGTCGACGACGCAGACGGTGAAGAACTGGGAGAACGGGAGGAGCGAGCCGCGTCCCCCGCGCCTGCAGGCATATCGGCGTCTCCTCGAGGGCTGGGCGCAGAGGTACCCGGCCGACGCGGCACCTGACGCGGAGACGGCCGGCGGCGTCACGGACGCACCGGCCCTGAGCCTCCGGCCCACCCTTGCCGCTCCATCTGCTCCTGCTCCAGCCCCAACTTCAGCCCTTGCCCCTGCTCCAGCTCCAGCCCCTGCTCCTTCTCCTCCCTGCGACCCTGACCCTGCCCAGGCACCCGCTGCCCCGCGCTCGCGGCCACCGTCCACCGGAAAGGGGCCGGTCGGCCTGCCTGCGGACCGCCCTGCGGCCGCCCCGCCCTTCGAGTCCGGCCCGCTCGGGGTCCTGGACGGTGACGGGTCGGTGTACTGCTCCGGGGGCCTGGTCCTCGAGTGCCCGGCAACCACCCTCCCCGCCGTGGTCGAATGGGTGCTGGCCGAAGCGGGACTCGGAGCGCCCCGGCTGCACCGCTGGGGCAAGGACAGCGACCCGCTGATCGTCCTCACGGCGGCGGCCGCGGAACGCCTCGGCCTTCCCGCAGTCCTGGAGGACCGCAAGAACCTGCGCCTGCCCGACGACCACAAGGTCGTCAAGCAACTGCACCGGGCGAAATGGAAGTTGACGAAACGTGGATTCGGGCCGTGGGCGCGGGTCTACCGCCCGGCCTCCGACGGCCGGCGCCAGTGCGTCCAGTTCGCCGTACTTCCCTGGGGTGCGCTGGACACACGCTCGTGGGGGAGTGCCGGCCTGCTTTCCCCGCAGGAGGTGGCAGCGGTACTCGCGGCCTATGCGTCCCGGGTGATCACCCCGCGCGGATCGACAGCCGTCTCCGGTCTGGAACTGATGACCGCGCTACGCCCGCCGACGCGACCGGTCAAGGACGATGCGAGTGGCTCGTGGGTGTCCGGGCCGACGCCCGGCTCGCTGAGCGCCCCCGTCGACCCGGCGCCGCCCGAGGCCCCGGCGGAGCACCCGATCGCCGCCGCCCTCCACGCGCGCACCCACACCCGCACTCCGGCCGAGGTGCTGGACGAGGAGGCGTACGAGTGGACACGGGACCCCCAGCTCCTCACCGACGCCGAATGCTCCCGCCCGTACGCCGTGGGCATCGACGTGAACACGGCCTTCCTCGCCGCTGCGAACCGACTGGTTGTGGGCCTCGGCGGGCCGGTGCACGTCAAGGCTCCCGTCTTCGACAAGAAGACACCCGGTTCCTGGCTGGTCGACCTGTCCGCCATCGAACTCGATCCCCGCCTCCCTTCCCCGTTCACACCCCACGGCACCCGTCCCGACGGACCCGCCTGGTACGCGACTCCGACCGTCGCCTACGCCCAGGAGCTCATCGACACCTACCGGCTGCCGGTGCGGATCCGGCCGTCGGAAGCCTGGGTGCGTACCGAGGCCGGCCCTTACCTGGACCCCTGGTACACCCGTCTCAGCGAGGCGTACAAGGCCACGATGGCCGACCTCGGCGTCACGTCCGGCATGCCGGAAGACGAGTTCCTCGCTGCCATGCAGCAGCACAAGCAGACCGATCCGGGTGCGGCCGCGGTGCTCTCGGCGATCAAGTCGACGATCAAGGGGGGCATCGGCAAACTGCGTGAACGGCCCCAGGGCGTGCGGTACAGGTTCGGGGAACGCTGGCCCGCCCTGGAACGTCCCACATGGCGGCCCGACATCCGTGCCGCCGTCATCTCGGCCGCCCGGGTCAACATGCACCGCAAGCTCCTCAAGACGGCCCTCGCCACCCAGGAGGGCCCGCCTCCGACCGGCCACCTGACCCTCGAGGACGGCGCGCTCGTGCCCATCGCCCTGCTCTCGGACTGCGCCGTCTACCTGTCCGACGGCCCCAGCCCCCTGGACCTCCTGCCGCGCACCGCCGAGGGGAAGCCCGCTCCGGGCACCTTCCGGCTCGGGGTGTCACCCGGCATGGTGAAGCACGAGGGCACGCAGGAGCTCCTGTGGGCCGTGCAGATGCTCGACGAAGGCCTCAACCCAGCCCGCCACATCAAGGGCGACGACCAGGACACCGGGGAGTAG
- a CDS encoding YncE family protein, whose amino-acid sequence MSSHDRRVRRLRRAATNAVALAAGSTLALAGTATADTGGRAGTGAGPGSPVTSAPLVQGLYQSAYSERNDVLWATAAVGQPPAPLTGSQLLRIDPGTLEVEAAYTPPVTGTVEAVYGIDVDDEHGTVWVTNTRSDSVAVYSQKTGKHLATRRDVDHAREIVVDEKHDTVWASAFGDGTLVAYDSRTFEETGRVTVEGAGPTGLALNERTGTVYASDYTHSRIMEVTRGSRTPRLIPTGEGPLSIALSADGRTAYTADQTAGTLSVVDLRGGRVVTSVSTGAGAKSVAADPCSGRVLVVNRLAGTVSVVDPRAGTVVATVTTEAYPNHVEVGDGGTAYVVDKSGSGPAGEDTITRIRPGAGDSARHGKAGPRRGC is encoded by the coding sequence ATGTCCTCGCACGATCGCCGTGTCCGTCGTCTCCGCCGTGCGGCCACGAACGCCGTGGCGCTCGCGGCCGGAAGCACGCTCGCACTGGCCGGTACCGCGACCGCCGACACCGGCGGCCGGGCCGGTACGGGCGCCGGTCCCGGCTCCCCCGTCACATCGGCGCCGCTCGTACAGGGCCTGTACCAGTCCGCCTACTCCGAGCGGAACGACGTGCTGTGGGCCACTGCCGCCGTCGGCCAGCCCCCGGCCCCGCTGACCGGCTCGCAGTTGCTCAGGATCGACCCCGGCACCCTGGAGGTCGAGGCGGCGTACACCCCTCCCGTCACAGGGACCGTCGAGGCCGTGTACGGCATCGACGTGGACGACGAGCACGGCACCGTCTGGGTGACCAACACCCGCAGCGACAGCGTCGCCGTCTACAGCCAGAAGACGGGCAAGCACCTCGCCACCCGGCGAGACGTCGACCACGCCCGCGAGATCGTCGTGGACGAGAAGCATGACACCGTGTGGGCCAGCGCCTTCGGCGACGGCACGCTCGTCGCGTACGACAGCCGTACGTTCGAGGAGACCGGGCGCGTCACCGTCGAGGGCGCCGGGCCGACGGGTCTCGCGCTGAACGAGCGGACGGGGACGGTGTACGCCTCCGACTACACCCACAGCAGGATCATGGAGGTCACGCGGGGTTCCCGGACCCCGCGGCTGATCCCCACCGGCGAAGGGCCGCTCTCGATCGCGCTGTCCGCCGACGGCCGTACCGCCTACACCGCGGACCAGACCGCGGGCACCTTGTCGGTCGTCGACCTCCGGGGCGGGCGTGTCGTCACGTCCGTGTCCACCGGCGCGGGCGCGAAGTCCGTGGCCGCCGATCCGTGTTCCGGCCGTGTCCTCGTCGTCAACCGCCTGGCGGGGACCGTGTCGGTCGTCGACCCCCGGGCCGGGACCGTCGTGGCGACCGTGACGACCGAGGCCTACCCCAACCACGTCGAGGTGGGTGACGGCGGCACCGCCTACGTCGTCGACAAGTCCGGCTCAGGTCCGGCGGGCGAGGACACGATCACCCGGATACGTCCGGGTGCCGGCGACTCCGCCCGTCACGGCAAGGCCGGTCCACGCAGGGGCTGCTGA
- a CDS encoding cold-shock protein codes for MASGTVKWFNSEKGFGFIEQDGGGPDVFAHYSNIAAQGFRELQEGQKVNFDVTQGQKGPQAENITTA; via the coding sequence ATGGCCAGCGGTACCGTCAAGTGGTTCAACTCGGAAAAGGGCTTCGGTTTCATCGAGCAGGACGGCGGCGGCCCGGACGTCTTCGCCCACTACTCGAACATCGCCGCCCAGGGCTTCCGTGAGCTCCAGGAGGGCCAGAAGGTGAACTTCGACGTCACCCAGGGCCAGAAGGGCCCCCAGGCGGAGAACATCACCACCGCCTGA
- a CDS encoding VOC family protein — MVHVLSSRVLLRPRDPQASRDFYADTLGLAVYREFGTGPERGTVFFLGGGFLEVSGRSEGAPTATLQLWMQVADCSAAHEELSQRGARVLRPPVREPWGLIEMWIADPDGHRIVMTEVPADHPLRYRP; from the coding sequence ATGGTGCATGTACTGAGCAGCCGGGTGTTGCTGAGGCCGCGCGACCCGCAGGCCTCCCGTGACTTCTACGCGGACACGCTGGGCCTGGCGGTCTACCGCGAGTTCGGCACCGGCCCGGAACGAGGGACGGTGTTCTTCCTCGGCGGCGGCTTCCTCGAGGTGTCCGGGCGCTCCGAGGGCGCGCCGACGGCGACTCTGCAGCTGTGGATGCAGGTCGCCGACTGTTCGGCGGCCCACGAGGAGCTGTCGCAGCGCGGAGCGCGCGTCCTCCGCCCGCCGGTACGCGAACCATGGGGTCTCATCGAGATGTGGATCGCCGATCCGGACGGACATCGCATCGTGATGACCGAGGTTCCCGCCGATCATCCGCTGCGCTATCGCCCCTGA